From the Streptococcus oralis ATCC 35037 genome, one window contains:
- a CDS encoding shikimate kinase — protein sequence MAKVLLGFMGAGKSTIARGLDPDYIDMDALIEEHLGMSIADFFAEKGEVAFRQVESEVLADLLKTDRVVSTGGGVVISQRNRDLLKTNPDNIYLKADFETLYQRIAADKDNQRPLFLNKSKEELAAIFHERQAWYEEVASRILDVTKLSPEEIIEELR from the coding sequence ATGGCTAAGGTATTACTTGGATTTATGGGGGCAGGCAAGTCGACAATCGCTAGAGGCTTGGACCCAGACTATATCGATATGGATGCCTTAATCGAGGAACATTTGGGCATGTCCATTGCGGATTTCTTCGCTGAAAAAGGAGAAGTGGCCTTTCGTCAAGTAGAGTCAGAAGTCCTAGCTGACTTACTAAAAACGGACCGAGTTGTGTCAACTGGCGGAGGAGTTGTCATTTCTCAGAGAAATCGTGACTTGCTCAAAACCAATCCTGATAACATCTACCTAAAAGCAGATTTTGAAACCCTCTACCAACGTATCGCAGCTGATAAGGACAATCAGCGTCCACTTTTTCTTAACAAAAGCAAGGAAGAACTGGCAGCTATTTTCCATGAAAGACAAGCTTGGTATGAGGAAGTAGCCAGTCGGATTCTAGATGTGACCAAGTTAAGCCCAGAGGAAATTATAGAGGAACTGAGATGA
- the aroA gene encoding 3-phosphoshikimate 1-carboxyvinyltransferase yields MKLKTNIRHLHGSIRVPGDKSISHRSIIFGSLAEGETKVYDILRGEDVLSTMQVFRDLGVEIEDKDGVITIKGVGMDGLKAPQNALDMGNSGTSIRLISGVLAGADFEVEMFGDDSLSKRPMDRVTIPLKKMGVSISGQTERDLPPLHLKGMKNLTPIHYELPIASAQVKSALIFAALQAQGESVIIEKECTRNHTEDMLKQFGGHLSVEGKKITVQGPQRLTGQKVVVPGDISSAAFWLVAGLIVPNSRVVLQNVGINETRTGIIDVIRAMGGKLEITEIDPVAKSATLTVESSDLKGTEIGGALIPRLIDELPIIALLATQAQGVTVIKDAEELKVKETDRIQVVADALNSMGADITPTADGMIIKGKSALHGARVNTFGDHRIGMMTAIAALLVADGEVELDRAEAINTSYPSFFDDLESMTHG; encoded by the coding sequence ATGAAACTAAAAACAAACATTCGCCACTTACATGGCAGTATCCGGGTTCCAGGTGACAAGTCTATTAGCCATCGTTCGATTATTTTTGGAAGTTTGGCTGAGGGCGAGACTAAGGTTTATGATATTTTGCGTGGAGAGGATGTACTTTCAACCATGCAGGTTTTTCGTGACCTTGGTGTTGAAATTGAGGACAAAGATGGGGTTATTACCATTAAAGGTGTTGGAATGGATGGCTTAAAAGCTCCGCAAAATGCCTTGGATATGGGTAATTCTGGCACCTCGATTCGCCTGATTTCAGGTGTCCTTGCTGGTGCGGATTTTGAAGTAGAGATGTTTGGAGATGATAGTCTTTCTAAACGTCCTATGGATCGTGTGACGATTCCACTGAAAAAAATGGGCGTTAGCATTTCAGGGCAAACAGAGCGAGACCTGCCCCCTCTTCACTTAAAAGGGATGAAAAACCTAACACCTATTCACTATGAGTTGCCAATTGCCTCTGCTCAAGTCAAGTCCGCCTTGATATTTGCAGCCTTGCAGGCTCAGGGGGAGTCCGTTATTATCGAGAAAGAATGTACTCGTAACCACACCGAAGATATGCTAAAACAATTTGGTGGCCATTTAAGTGTGGAAGGTAAGAAAATCACAGTCCAAGGACCACAAAGACTGACCGGACAAAAGGTAGTTGTTCCAGGAGATATTTCCAGTGCAGCCTTTTGGTTGGTCGCAGGTTTGATTGTTCCAAACTCTCGTGTAGTGCTGCAGAATGTGGGCATCAATGAAACTCGTACTGGTATTATTGATGTCATTCGCGCCATGGGTGGAAAACTAGAAATAACTGAAATCGATCCAGTCGCTAAATCAGCAACCCTGACTGTCGAATCTTCAGACCTGAAAGGAACAGAGATTGGTGGAGCTTTGATTCCACGCTTGATTGATGAATTACCTATTATTGCCCTTTTAGCGACACAAGCGCAAGGTGTAACAGTCATTAAGGATGCTGAGGAACTCAAGGTCAAGGAAACTGACCGCATTCAGGTGGTGGCTGATGCCTTAAATAGCATGGGAGCGGACATCACCCCCACAGCAGATGGGATGATTATCAAAGGGAAATCAGCCCTTCATGGCGCTAGAGTCAATACGTTTGGTGACCATCGAATTGGAATGATGACAGCCATTGCAGCCCTCTTGGTTGCGGATGGAGAAGTGGAACTTGACCGTGCTGAAGCCATCAACACTAGCTATCCTAGCTTCTTTGATGATTTGGAGAGCATGACTCATGGCTAA
- a CDS encoding YlbF/YmcA family competence regulator, with product MSNIYDSANELSRGLRELPEYKAVKAAKDAIQADEQASKIFADYLAFQQEIQVMAQTGQMPDASFQEKMQSFSKQIQENALLSDFFAKQQQLSIYLSDIEKIVFEPVSELLK from the coding sequence ATGTCAAATATTTACGATAGTGCAAATGAACTTAGTCGCGGGTTACGCGAATTACCAGAATACAAGGCGGTCAAGGCAGCCAAAGATGCTATCCAAGCTGATGAACAAGCTAGCAAGATTTTTGCAGACTACCTCGCTTTCCAGCAAGAAATCCAAGTCATGGCGCAAACGGGACAAATGCCAGACGCCTCTTTCCAAGAAAAGATGCAGTCTTTCAGTAAGCAAATCCAAGAGAACGCTCTTTTGTCAGATTTCTTTGCCAAACAGCAACAATTGTCCATTTACCTTTCAGACATTGAAAAAATTGTCTTTGAACCTGTTTCAGAATTATTGAAATAG
- a CDS encoding prephenate dehydrogenase, translating to MAKTIYIVGLGLIGASMALGIKRDHPDYEILGYNRSQASRDIALERGMIDRATDDFASFAPLADVIILTLPIKQTIAFIKELANLDLKEGIIISDAGSTKAAIVEVAEEYLAGKSIRFVGAHPMAGSHKTGAASADVNLFENAYYIFTPSSLTTPETLSEMKDLLSGLHARFIEIDAKEHDQVTSQISHFPHILASGLMEQTAVYAQEHEMARRFAAGGFRDMTRIAESEPGMWTSILLSNRETILERIADFKERLEAIGQAISRGDEEQIWNFFNQARAQRQAMEIHKRGGVDSSYDLYVDVPDEEDVILRILELLRGTSLVNIHINEENREDVHGILQISFKNAQDLERAERLITENTDYTVVIK from the coding sequence ATGGCAAAAACCATCTATATCGTAGGTCTCGGTTTGATTGGTGCTTCGATGGCGCTCGGTATCAAGCGTGATCATCCTGATTATGAAATTCTAGGTTATAATCGCAGTCAGGCTTCGAGAGACATTGCCTTGGAGCGGGGGATGATAGACCGTGCGACGGATGATTTTGCTAGTTTCGCTCCTCTAGCAGATGTTATCATTCTGACCTTGCCAATCAAACAGACCATTGCTTTTATTAAGGAGCTGGCAAACTTAGACTTGAAGGAAGGCATCATTATCTCAGATGCAGGCTCAACCAAGGCTGCCATTGTGGAAGTGGCGGAGGAATATTTGGCTGGCAAGTCAATTCGTTTTGTCGGGGCTCATCCCATGGCTGGTAGCCACAAGACAGGAGCTGCCTCTGCCGATGTTAATCTCTTTGAAAATGCCTACTATATCTTTACTCCATCTAGCTTGACCACTCCAGAAACCCTTTCAGAAATGAAGGACCTACTTTCAGGCCTCCATGCTCGTTTCATTGAAATTGATGCCAAGGAGCACGATCAAGTAACTTCACAGATTAGCCATTTTCCCCATATCTTGGCATCAGGTCTCATGGAACAAACAGCAGTTTATGCTCAAGAACATGAGATGGCAAGACGCTTTGCGGCGGGTGGATTTCGAGATATGACTCGCATTGCGGAAAGCGAGCCAGGTATGTGGACTTCTATTCTCTTGTCTAACCGTGAGACTATTCTAGAGCGAATTGCGGATTTCAAGGAACGCTTGGAAGCGATTGGTCAGGCCATCAGCAGGGGAGATGAAGAGCAAATCTGGAACTTTTTCAACCAAGCGCGTGCGCAACGTCAGGCCATGGAAATACATAAGCGTGGTGGTGTGGATAGCTCTTACGACCTCTATGTCGATGTTCCCGATGAAGAAGATGTCATCTTGCGAATTTTGGAATTACTTCGTGGGACTTCTTTGGTTAATATCCACATCAACGAGGAAAACCGTGAGGATGTTCACGGGATTCTCCAAATTTCATTTAAAAATGCTCAAGATTTAGAACGAGCTGAGCGCTTAATTACAGAAAATACGGACTACACAGTCGTCATCAAATAA
- the aroC gene encoding chorismate synthase: MRYLTAGESHGPRLTAILEGIPAGLPLTAEDINEDLKRRQGGYGRGGRMKIESDQVVFTSGVRHGKTTGAPITMDVINKDHQKWLDIMSAEDIEDRLKSKRKITHPRPGHADLVGGIKYRFDDLRNSLERSSARETTMRVAVGAVAKRLLAELDMEIANHVVVFGGKEIDVPENLTVAEIKERAAQSEVSIVNQEREQEIKDYIDQIKRDGDTIGGVVETVVGGVPVGLGSYVQWDRKLDARLAQAVVSINAFKGVEFGLGFEAGYRKGSQVMDEILWSKEDGYTRRTNNLGGFEGGMTNGQPIVVRGVMKPIPTLYKPLMSVDIETHEPYKATVERSDPTALPAAGVVMEAVVATVLAQEILEKFSSDNLEELKEAVAKHRDYTKNY, translated from the coding sequence ATGAGATATTTAACTGCAGGAGAATCACACGGCCCCCGTCTGACGGCTATCCTTGAAGGAATTCCAGCTGGACTTCCTTTGACAGCTGAGGATATCAATGAGGATCTGAAACGCCGTCAGGGTGGCTACGGTCGTGGTGGTCGTATGAAGATTGAGAGTGATCAGGTTGTCTTTACATCGGGCGTTCGTCACGGGAAGACGACAGGGGCTCCCATTACCATGGATGTCATCAATAAAGACCACCAGAAATGGCTGGATATCATGTCTGCTGAGGACATTGAAGACCGCCTGAAAAGCAAGCGGAAAATCACCCATCCTCGCCCAGGTCATGCCGATTTGGTAGGGGGCATCAAATACCGTTTTGATGATTTGCGAAATTCTTTGGAACGTTCATCAGCTCGTGAAACCACCATGCGAGTTGCTGTTGGGGCAGTAGCCAAACGTCTCTTAGCTGAGCTAGATATGGAGATTGCTAACCATGTCGTGGTTTTTGGTGGCAAGGAAATCGATGTACCTGAAAATCTAACAGTCGCTGAGATTAAGGAACGAGCTGCCCAGTCAGAAGTTTCTATTGTCAACCAAGAGCGGGAACAGGAAATCAAGGACTATATTGACCAAATCAAACGTGACGGTGATACCATCGGTGGGGTTGTGGAGACAGTCGTCGGAGGCGTTCCAGTTGGTCTTGGCTCTTATGTCCAATGGGACAGAAAATTAGATGCGCGATTGGCCCAAGCAGTTGTCTCTATCAATGCCTTTAAAGGGGTGGAATTTGGTCTCGGATTTGAAGCTGGTTACCGCAAAGGCAGCCAAGTTATGGATGAAATTCTCTGGTCTAAAGAAGACGGCTATACTCGCCGTACCAATAATCTAGGTGGTTTCGAAGGTGGCATGACCAATGGGCAACCCATTGTTGTTCGTGGCGTCATGAAACCTATTCCTACTCTCTACAAACCACTTATGAGTGTGGATATCGAAACCCACGAACCTTACAAGGCAACTGTTGAAAGAAGTGATCCGACCGCTCTTCCAGCAGCAGGTGTGGTCATGGAAGCTGTTGTGGCAACGGTTCTGGCGCAAGAAATCCTTGAAAAATTCTCATCAGATAATCTTGAAGAATTAAAAGAGGCAGTTGCCAAGCACCGAGACTATACAAAGAACTATTAA
- the aroB gene encoding 3-dehydroquinate synthase — protein MKIRIDIPHHPYDIQIEKGCLAQAGQWLRELWQPQKVVIVTDNHVASLYAEKVKLSLEDAGFQVAVFDFLEGEERKNLTTVQKVYEFLVKQGLTRSDGIVALGGGVVGDLAGFVASTYMRGIHFVQIPTSLTAQVDSSIGGKTGVNTPFAKNMVGTFAQPDGVLIDPLVLETLGKRELIEGMGEVIKYGLIEDPELWALLTDLDGSVESILEHAETLIEHSCQVKRKMVVEDELDNGVRLYLNFGHTIGHALEATAGYGKVMHGEAVAMGMVQISKVAEGKGLMPEGITQSIREMCQKFGLPVDYENWDVDKLYQALTHDKKARGNTLKLVLVPELGSASIHPVSLEEMKDYLVK, from the coding sequence ATGAAAATCAGAATCGATATTCCGCATCATCCTTATGATATTCAGATTGAAAAAGGTTGTCTAGCTCAGGCTGGTCAATGGTTGCGAGAACTCTGGCAACCTCAAAAAGTGGTTATTGTAACCGACAACCATGTAGCTTCTCTCTATGCAGAGAAGGTTAAACTCAGCCTAGAAGATGCTGGTTTTCAGGTAGCTGTTTTTGACTTTTTAGAAGGCGAAGAACGAAAAAATTTAACAACTGTTCAGAAAGTCTATGAATTTCTAGTCAAGCAGGGGTTGACTCGTAGCGATGGGATTGTGGCTCTTGGTGGAGGTGTTGTTGGGGATCTGGCTGGTTTTGTAGCCTCTACCTATATGCGGGGCATTCACTTTGTTCAGATTCCGACTAGTTTGACTGCCCAGGTTGATTCTTCTATCGGTGGAAAGACGGGTGTCAATACTCCTTTTGCTAAAAATATGGTGGGTACCTTTGCTCAACCAGATGGGGTTCTGATTGATCCGCTTGTCCTTGAAACGCTTGGAAAAAGAGAGTTGATTGAAGGAATGGGTGAGGTTATCAAGTACGGCTTGATTGAGGATCCAGAACTGTGGGCTCTCTTAACGGACCTGGATGGTTCTGTTGAGAGTATACTGGAACATGCGGAGACTTTGATTGAACATTCTTGTCAGGTGAAGCGCAAGATGGTGGTCGAGGATGAGTTGGATAACGGTGTTCGGCTTTACCTCAACTTTGGACACACTATTGGCCACGCCCTTGAAGCAACAGCTGGTTACGGCAAGGTCATGCATGGTGAGGCTGTGGCTATGGGCATGGTTCAGATTTCCAAGGTTGCTGAGGGAAAAGGTCTTATGCCAGAAGGAATAACCCAGTCCATTAGAGAGATGTGCCAGAAATTTGGCTTGCCTGTTGACTATGAAAACTGGGATGTTGACAAGCTTTATCAGGCTCTTACTCATGACAAGAAAGCGCGTGGCAACACCTTGAAATTGGTCTTGGTACCAGAGCTTGGTTCAGCGAGCATTCACCCAGTTTCTCTGGAAGAGATGAAAGACTACTTGGTAAAATAA
- a CDS encoding shikimate dehydrogenase, whose translation MKLDGYTRLAAVVANPIKHSISPFIHNRAFEATAINGAYVAWEIEAGDLAETVANIRRYQMFGINLSMPYKEQVIPYLDELSDEVRLIGAVNTVVNHNGTLIGYNTDGKGFFKSLPSFTISDKKMTILGAGGAAKSILAQAILDGVSQISVFVRSVSTEKTRPYLDKLQERTGFKVNLYALEDTSELQSRIAESDLLVNATSVGMDGQSSPVPESINLPEALLVADIIYQPFETPFLKWARSQGNPAVNGLGMLLYQAAEAFQLWTGKEMPTDEIWQSLTEKYK comes from the coding sequence ATGAAGCTTGATGGCTATACACGTTTAGCTGCAGTTGTTGCCAATCCCATCAAACACTCTATTTCACCCTTCATTCACAATAGGGCCTTTGAGGCGACAGCTATTAATGGTGCCTATGTAGCTTGGGAGATTGAAGCGGGTGACTTGGCAGAAACAGTCGCCAATATTCGCCGTTACCAGATGTTTGGGATCAACCTGTCTATGCCTTACAAGGAGCAAGTGATTCCTTATCTGGATGAGTTGAGTGATGAGGTTCGTTTGATTGGGGCGGTCAATACTGTTGTCAATCATAATGGCACTTTAATTGGATATAATACAGATGGCAAGGGATTCTTTAAGAGCTTGCCTTCTTTTACAATCTCGGATAAGAAAATGACCATTCTGGGAGCAGGGGGCGCGGCCAAATCAATTTTGGCGCAAGCTATTTTGGATGGCGTCAGTCAGATTTCGGTCTTTGTTCGTTCAGTTTCTACGGAAAAAACAAGACCTTATCTAGACAAGTTGCAGGAGCGAACGGGCTTTAAAGTGAATTTGTACGCTTTAGAAGATACTTCTGAACTGCAATCAAGGATTGCTGAGTCGGATTTACTGGTCAATGCGACCAGTGTAGGGATGGATGGCCAGTCGTCGCCAGTTCCAGAAAGTATCAATTTGCCAGAGGCTCTCTTGGTCGCAGACATCATTTACCAACCTTTTGAGACACCATTTTTGAAATGGGCTAGAAGCCAGGGCAATCCAGCTGTCAATGGTCTGGGAATGTTGCTCTATCAAGCTGCTGAAGCTTTTCAACTGTGGACAGGTAAAGAAATGCCGACAGACGAGATTTGGCAGTCCTTAACAGAAAAATATAAATAG
- the aroD gene encoding type I 3-dehydroquinate dehydratase, whose product MKLIVSVMPRSLEEAQELDATRYEDADIIEWRADFLTKDAILQVAPAIFEKFAGRELVFTLRTRAEGGEIELSSEEYVQIIKEVTQLYQPDYVDFEYFSYKDVFEEMLDFPNLVLSYHNFQETPENMMEILSELTSLSPKVVKVSVMAHTEQDVLDLMNYTRGFKTLNPEQEYVTISMGKMGKVSRITSDVTGSSWSFASLDEASAPGQISLSNMKKIREILDEA is encoded by the coding sequence ATGAAATTAATCGTTTCAGTGATGCCAAGAAGTTTAGAAGAAGCGCAAGAACTGGATGCTACTAGGTATGAAGATGCCGATATCATTGAGTGGCGTGCGGACTTTCTTACAAAGGACGCTATTTTACAGGTAGCACCCGCTATCTTTGAGAAATTTGCAGGACGCGAACTGGTCTTTACCCTTCGGACTCGCGCTGAGGGAGGAGAAATCGAACTTTCCTCAGAAGAGTATGTTCAAATCATCAAGGAAGTTACTCAGCTTTATCAGCCGGATTATGTAGATTTTGAGTATTTCAGCTACAAGGACGTTTTTGAGGAAATGTTGGATTTTCCAAATCTGGTTTTGAGCTATCATAATTTCCAGGAGACACCTGAAAATATGATGGAAATTTTGTCTGAGTTAACCAGTCTCTCTCCCAAAGTGGTCAAGGTATCAGTTATGGCCCATACGGAGCAGGATGTTTTAGATCTGATGAACTACACACGAGGATTTAAGACACTCAATCCTGAGCAAGAGTACGTGACCATTTCCATGGGGAAAATGGGCAAGGTATCCCGTATCACTTCAGATGTGACGGGTTCAAGTTGGTCATTTGCTAGTCTGGATGAAGCGAGTGCCCCAGGTCAGATTTCGCTATCAAACATGAAGAAAATCAGGGAGATTTTGGATGAAGCTTGA
- a CDS encoding class I SAM-dependent rRNA methyltransferase, translating into MNRIRVSRRVEKKLAKGLVLLEASDLTDIELTDQAVEVLSQDGKFLGSAYLSQQNKGIGWLVSKEKVGFNQAFFEILFRKAKEARKPYYQDDLTTAFRLFNQEGDGFGGLTIDLYGDYAVFSWYNSFVYQIRELIVKAFKEVFPEVLGAYEKIRFKGLDYESAYVYGEEAPDDFTVLENGVLYQVFMNDGLMTGIFLDQHEVRGSLVDGLAMGKSLLNMFSYTAAFSVAAAMGGASETTSVDLAKRSRELSEAHFHANGLSTDNHRFIVMDVFEYFKYAKRKGLSYDVIVLDPPSFARNKKQTFSVAKDYHKLISQSLEILNPGGIIIASTNAANVSRQKFTEQIDKGFAGRRYQVLNQYGLPADFAYNKKDESSNYLKVISMKVSR; encoded by the coding sequence ATGAATAGAATTAGGGTCAGCAGACGTGTTGAAAAAAAGCTAGCTAAGGGTCTAGTTCTTTTGGAGGCAAGTGATTTAACAGATATTGAACTGACGGATCAGGCAGTAGAAGTTCTTAGTCAAGACGGGAAGTTTTTAGGGAGTGCCTATCTTTCTCAGCAGAACAAGGGCATTGGCTGGTTGGTCAGCAAGGAAAAGGTTGGTTTCAATCAAGCCTTTTTTGAAATCCTGTTTCGTAAGGCCAAGGAAGCTAGAAAGCCTTATTATCAGGATGACTTGACCACTGCTTTTCGCCTTTTTAACCAAGAGGGGGATGGTTTTGGGGGTCTGACTATTGATCTCTATGGAGATTATGCTGTTTTTTCTTGGTACAACTCCTTTGTTTACCAGATTCGTGAGCTCATAGTAAAGGCTTTTAAGGAAGTTTTTCCTGAGGTCTTGGGTGCTTATGAAAAGATTCGTTTTAAAGGTCTAGACTACGAGTCTGCCTATGTTTATGGTGAGGAAGCGCCAGATGATTTTACTGTTCTTGAGAATGGCGTGCTCTATCAAGTTTTTATGAATGATGGTTTGATGACAGGGATTTTCCTGGACCAACATGAGGTTCGTGGGAGTCTGGTTGACGGTCTAGCCATGGGCAAATCCTTGCTCAATATGTTTTCCTATACGGCTGCCTTTTCTGTTGCTGCAGCTATGGGAGGTGCGAGTGAGACGACTTCTGTCGACTTGGCCAAACGGTCTAGAGAGCTGTCAGAAGCCCATTTTCATGCAAATGGACTTAGCACGGACAATCATCGTTTTATTGTCATGGACGTTTTTGAGTACTTCAAGTATGCCAAGCGAAAAGGCTTATCCTATGATGTGATTGTTCTTGATCCGCCTAGCTTTGCCCGCAATAAAAAACAAACATTCTCTGTAGCTAAGGACTATCACAAGTTGATTTCCCAGAGTCTAGAGATTTTAAATCCGGGAGGCATTATCATTGCCAGTACCAATGCTGCCAATGTTTCCCGCCAGAAATTTACAGAACAAATTGATAAAGGTTTTGCAGGAAGAAGGTATCAGGTCTTGAACCAATATGGTCTTCCAGCAGACTTTGCCTATAATAAAAAAGATGAAAGCAGTAATTACCTCAAGGTGATTAGTATGAAGGTTAGTAGATGA
- a CDS encoding alpha-amylase encodes MQNQTLMQYFEWYLPHDGQHWARLTNDAEHLANLGISHVWMPPAFKATNEKDVGYGVYDLFDLGEFHQKGTVRTKYGFKEDYLQAIQTLKAQGIQPMADVVLNHKAAADHMEAFQVIEVDPEDRTVQLSEPFTINGWTHFTFDGRQDTYNNFHWHWYHFTGTDYDAKRRKSGIYLIQGDNKGWANEELVDNENGNYDYLMYADLDFKHPEVIQNIYDWADWFMETTGVAGFRLDAVKHIDSFFMGNFIRDMKEKYGQDFYVFGEFWNPDKEANLDYLEKTEERFDLVDVRLHQNLFEASQAGASYDLRNIFTDSLVELKPDKAVTFVDNHDTQRGQALESTVEEWFKPAAYALILLRQDGLPCVFYGDYYGISGQFAQQDFREVLDRLLAIRKDRAYGEQTDYFDDANCIGWVRSGAEHQSPIAVLISNDQENSKSMFVGQEWADQTFVDLLENHPAQVTINAEGYGEFPVAAGSVSVWATK; translated from the coding sequence ATGCAAAATCAGACACTTATGCAATACTTTGAATGGTATCTGCCTCACGACGGCCAACACTGGGCTCGACTGACAAATGACGCAGAGCACCTAGCAAACCTTGGTATCAGCCATGTCTGGATGCCACCTGCCTTCAAGGCAACCAACGAAAAAGATGTCGGCTATGGTGTTTACGATCTTTTTGACCTAGGCGAATTTCACCAAAAAGGGACTGTCCGTACCAAGTATGGGTTTAAAGAAGACTATCTTCAAGCCATTCAAACTCTAAAGGCACAGGGAATTCAACCTATGGCCGATGTGGTGCTCAATCACAAGGCTGCTGCCGATCACATGGAAGCCTTTCAGGTTATTGAAGTGGACCCTGAGGACCGTACCGTTCAACTAAGCGAGCCCTTTACTATCAATGGCTGGACTCACTTTACTTTCGATGGTCGCCAAGATACCTACAATAACTTCCACTGGCACTGGTACCACTTCACAGGTACAGACTACGATGCCAAGCGCCGTAAGTCTGGCATTTATCTGATCCAGGGAGACAATAAAGGTTGGGCCAACGAGGAATTGGTCGATAACGAAAACGGTAACTACGACTACCTCATGTATGCTGACCTAGACTTTAAGCATCCTGAAGTCATCCAAAACATCTATGACTGGGCTGACTGGTTCATGGAAACGACTGGTGTAGCTGGTTTCCGCTTGGATGCCGTTAAGCACATCGACTCCTTCTTTATGGGCAATTTCATCCGTGATATGAAGGAAAAATACGGTCAAGATTTCTATGTTTTTGGTGAATTTTGGAATCCAGACAAGGAAGCCAATCTAGACTATCTCGAGAAAACAGAAGAACGCTTTGATCTTGTCGATGTTCGTCTCCACCAGAACCTCTTTGAAGCCAGTCAAGCTGGAGCAAGTTACGACCTTCGTAACATTTTCACAGATAGCTTGGTTGAACTCAAGCCTGACAAAGCAGTCACTTTCGTTGACAACCATGATACCCAACGAGGACAAGCCCTTGAGTCTACTGTTGAAGAATGGTTCAAGCCAGCAGCCTATGCCCTCATTCTATTACGCCAAGATGGTCTTCCATGTGTCTTTTACGGAGACTATTACGGCATTTCAGGGCAATTTGCTCAACAAGATTTCAGAGAAGTTCTTGATCGTCTCCTAGCCATCCGAAAAGACAGGGCATATGGGGAGCAAACAGACTACTTTGACGATGCCAACTGTATCGGTTGGGTTCGTTCAGGTGCTGAACATCAATCTCCAATCGCTGTCCTCATCTCAAATGACCAAGAAAACAGCAAATCTATGTTTGTCGGGCAAGAATGGGCTGACCAAACCTTTGTTGACCTCCTTGAAAATCATCCAGCACAAGTTACAATCAACGCTGAAGGTTATGGAGAATTTCCAGTAGCAGCGGGTTCAGTCAGTGTTTGGGCAACAAAATAA